TTTTGTGGATCAGAAGTGGTTGCATTGAGTACGGGTGCAATCACTGAGGCAATGGCCATACCGCCTAGCCCAAAACTGGCAAAGCTAAAACCAGTAGCAGCCACACGCCAGCAATAATTACTTTTTTGCTTGAGATTTTTAAGATTTAGCATTTGTTCCACCCAAATGCAGATGTTAACTGGTCAGCATCCTGCCAAAAATGAGCAAAAGCAGGAGCATCTGCTTCATCTATATGCGTCCACGCAGTAATTTGTAAATTAGGTTGCTCTAAAGTAACGACAGCGGCCATCGCATAGGCAGGAAAATTGATTGCCTCAGTATAAATACTAGGTAATGGTTCATCATAAGCGACGACTAAGACTCGCTTAATCTCAGGCATTGACTTTAAAAGTGCATAAGCCTCAATCAAACCCTCAGTCCATGAACAGCTTAAGCTTGTAGAGGGAGTATCATCCTGACATAAAATTGAATAGAGACCAGAAATTGCATTATGAACAGACGTTGAAAATTGTGTAGGCGATGGGGTTTGATCATTTAAAACATCTTGCAAGATATTTAACGTTTTGGCCTCATCACCATATTTTGATACCCAAACAATATAATCGGCCTTATTACCGTCTAATGCGCCGATCGCACTATTTAAAGCAAGTTTAGCCAATGGTGATAAACGTCTACGCTGCATAGCCGGGATGCAGTCGAGCGCCGTATAGGAGGGCTGAGCATGTGTAAATATAAGCTGAGCAAGATGTAATGTTACCATGCTAAAAAATGAACCCTAAGCCGCGTTATTCTGTCGAAATATAAATTATTTTATAAAGATGCTGATTATAGCATTCGTTATAAAATTTACAAAAAATTACGTTTATTACTCACACTTTTTCATAACTCTTCGGACTAGCTCATTTATTTGCAAAAAAAACCCAAAGAAAACTTTGGGTTTTTGAACAGAAAAAAACTTAACGGTTAAATTTTTTCTCTGCTTTTTTAAATTTCTGAATATAGCGACGGCGACGTGCAGCAGTACGTTCATCAACCTGACTCTTACGACCTTCAAATGGGTTTTCAGAAGTTTTAAAGTCAATACGAACTGGCGTACCTTCAAGTTTATATACTTTACGGAACACGTTTTCTAAGTAACGACGATAATCGGCAGGTGTCTTATCAACCTTATTACCATGGATCACAATAGTCGGTGGGTTCTGTCCACCCATATGCGCATAACGCATTTTAATACGACGACCGCTAATCATTGGTGGTTGATGAGCTTCTGTCGCATCACTCAAAATTTGAGTCAATTTAGCTGGTGATACTTTTAAGTTTGCAGACTCATAAGCACGGTGGATAGAAGGATATAAATCACCCACCCCAGTTCCATGTAAAGCAGAAATTAAATGGATTTTTGCCCATGGAATAAAGTCAAAACGACGTTCAACATCAAGCTTACATTGCTTGCGGTCGTATTCAGACATGTTATCCCATTTATTGATGGCAATAACCATGGCACGACCAGCTTCAAGCGCATAGCCAATTAAATGCAAGTCTTGCTCAACAATACCTTCACGCGCATCGACTACAACCACGACAACATGTGCATCTTTCATGGCTTGCAAAGTCTTAACAATTGAGAACTTCTCAATCATTTCATCAACTTTACCTTTACGACGCACACCTGCTGTATCAATTAAGGTGTATTTACGGCCTTCACGTTCAAATGGAATGTAAATCGAGTCACGAGTTGTACCTGGTTGGTCAAATGCCACCACACGGTCTTCACCAAGCAAACGGTTGACTAGTGTTGACTTACCAACGTTAGGACGACCAATAATTGCCAAACGTAAGCCAGTATCTTTGTCATGTTCTTCAGGGTTTTCATCTTCTGGAACTTCAGCAAGTACGTCTTCCAGCATTTGTTGTACGCCACGACCATGGCTAGCGGCAACTTGTAATGGTTCACCCATACCAAGTTTATAGAACTCAACTAAAGCTGCTTCAGCATGAACACCATCTACCTTGTTCGCAACAAGATAAATTTTCTTGCCTAAAGTACGTAGTTCACGAGCAATTTGCTCATCAGAAGCTAACAATCCAGCACGAGCATCAACCACAAAAATAATAATATCTGCTTCGTTGATCGCTGTTTTTGACTGCTCGGCCATGTAGTTATCAATACCGCCTTCACTCTCACCAATACCGCCAGTATCAACGACAATGAAAGACTTATTTTGATAAGTCGCATCACCATATTTACGGTCACGAGTCAGGCCCGCGAAGTCGGCTACAAGTGCATCACGACTCTTGGTAATCTGGTTAAATAACGTTGATTTTCCGACATTCGGACGACCAATGAGCGCAATAACGGGTTTCATACAATAACCTTAATTCAAGACCAGCCATATCTCATGGCATGAGCATTAGAAACAATACA
This genomic stretch from Acinetobacter pittii harbors:
- a CDS encoding beta-ketoacyl synthase chain length factor, which gives rise to MVTLHLAQLIFTHAQPSYTALDCIPAMQRRRLSPLAKLALNSAIGALDGNKADYIVWVSKYGDEAKTLNILQDVLNDQTPSPTQFSTSVHNAISGLYSILCQDDTPSTSLSCSWTEGLIEAYALLKSMPEIKRVLVVAYDEPLPSIYTEAINFPAYAMAAVVTLEQPNLQITAWTHIDEADAPAFAHFWQDADQLTSAFGWNKC
- the der gene encoding ribosome biogenesis GTPase Der, giving the protein MKPVIALIGRPNVGKSTLFNQITKSRDALVADFAGLTRDRKYGDATYQNKSFIVVDTGGIGESEGGIDNYMAEQSKTAINEADIIIFVVDARAGLLASDEQIARELRTLGKKIYLVANKVDGVHAEAALVEFYKLGMGEPLQVAASHGRGVQQMLEDVLAEVPEDENPEEHDKDTGLRLAIIGRPNVGKSTLVNRLLGEDRVVAFDQPGTTRDSIYIPFEREGRKYTLIDTAGVRRKGKVDEMIEKFSIVKTLQAMKDAHVVVVVVDAREGIVEQDLHLIGYALEAGRAMVIAINKWDNMSEYDRKQCKLDVERRFDFIPWAKIHLISALHGTGVGDLYPSIHRAYESANLKVSPAKLTQILSDATEAHQPPMISGRRIKMRYAHMGGQNPPTIVIHGNKVDKTPADYRRYLENVFRKVYKLEGTPVRIDFKTSENPFEGRKSQVDERTAARRRRYIQKFKKAEKKFNR